From Actinomyces sp. oral taxon 171 str. F0337, one genomic window encodes:
- a CDS encoding carbohydrate ABC transporter permease, giving the protein MSTTTTTTGGSSSPSSPDREQASPAIRTTSLRKRREARAGIGFVAPFLAMFAVVFLIPIVVSVYRSFFRDVASGSDLYGGGEKVSTFVGLDNYVQAAGQPAFWKGLGRVLLFGVVQVPVMILVALALALVLDSLLVRRVTVFRLGFFLPYAIPGIVAAIMWLYMYNPSFSPINELLGLVGLKVDFFGRNIILWSMANITTWTFTGYNMLIFLAALQSVPRELYEAARIDGATGWQIVRRIKIPMVRSASLLAVLLSIIGTVQLFNEPTVLYSQNQWMGLDYTPMMMAYNSMTGALSPSGSGPASAVSVLIALVAGALAALYALVQNRIDK; this is encoded by the coding sequence ATGAGCACGACGACAACGACAACGGGCGGTTCCTCCTCCCCCTCGTCACCGGATCGAGAACAGGCCTCTCCCGCCATCCGTACCACCTCGTTGCGAAAGCGCAGGGAGGCCCGGGCGGGTATCGGGTTCGTGGCCCCGTTCCTGGCCATGTTCGCCGTCGTCTTCCTCATTCCGATCGTGGTGTCGGTCTACCGGTCCTTCTTCCGCGACGTCGCCTCGGGCTCGGACCTCTACGGCGGCGGGGAGAAGGTGAGCACCTTCGTCGGCCTGGACAACTACGTCCAGGCGGCGGGGCAGCCCGCCTTCTGGAAGGGACTGGGACGGGTGCTGCTGTTCGGCGTGGTCCAGGTCCCGGTCATGATCCTGGTGGCCCTCGCCCTGGCGCTGGTGCTCGACTCCCTCCTGGTCAGGCGGGTGACGGTCTTCCGTCTGGGCTTCTTCCTGCCCTACGCGATCCCCGGGATCGTGGCCGCGATCATGTGGCTCTACATGTACAACCCCAGCTTCTCCCCCATCAATGAGCTGCTGGGACTGGTGGGCCTGAAGGTGGACTTCTTCGGAAGGAACATCATCTTGTGGTCCATGGCCAACATCACGACGTGGACCTTCACCGGGTACAACATGCTCATCTTCCTGGCGGCGCTGCAGTCCGTGCCCCGCGAGCTCTACGAGGCCGCCCGCATCGACGGGGCCACCGGGTGGCAGATCGTCCGGCGCATCAAGATCCCCATGGTCCGTTCCGCCTCGCTGCTGGCGGTTCTGCTCTCCATCATCGGGACCGTGCAGCTGTTCAACGAGCCCACCGTCCTGTACAGCCAGAACCAGTGGATGGGGCTGGACTACACGCCGATGATGATGGCCTACAACTCGATGACCGGTGCGCTCTCACCGTCCGGCTCGGGCCCGGCATCCGCGGTCTCCGTCCTCATCGCCCTGGTGGCCGGTGCCCTGGCCGCCCTCTACGCCCTCGTGCAGAACAGGATCGACAAGTGA
- a CDS encoding quaternary amine ABC transporter ATP-binding protein, whose product MKVIEANHVYKVFGRRPSDGVKKLKAGKTRDQLRKSGQTAAVIDTSFDVDKGEIFVVMGLSGSGKSTLIRMVNGLLPITAGNMTLYGEDLAHVSKSKLRELRRERVSMVFQNFALLPHRTVGENAAYGLEIQGVGRSERERRAKEALSLVGLEGWGGYKPGELSGGMRQRVGLARALAAETDILLMDEAFSALDPLIRREMQDQLIDLQGKLGKTILFITHDLNEAMRLGDRIAMMRDGRVEQVGTAEEILRDPASDYVSRFVADVDRTRVLTAGSIAEPPYAVLGSDRSPRAAHKLLRENQPPWLLVQNRDRSPFGYVWEDDVARAVKEGSDVLPLSTIHEMPVVAHSTPVNELFAHAAQHAAPIVVVDDDGRISGVIPRVTLLAAISEQNQDTGASSADPAGPDDDSQDGTAGPAVEQTDEQAAEASETTEAEGADA is encoded by the coding sequence GTGAAAGTTATTGAGGCCAACCATGTCTACAAGGTCTTCGGGCGGCGACCGTCCGATGGCGTCAAGAAGCTCAAGGCCGGCAAGACGCGGGACCAGCTGAGGAAGTCGGGGCAGACCGCGGCCGTCATCGACACCTCCTTCGACGTCGACAAGGGTGAGATCTTCGTCGTCATGGGCCTGTCGGGCTCGGGGAAGTCCACGCTCATCCGCATGGTCAACGGCCTGCTGCCCATCACGGCCGGCAACATGACCCTCTACGGTGAGGACCTGGCGCACGTCTCGAAGTCGAAGCTGCGCGAGCTGCGCCGTGAGCGCGTCTCCATGGTCTTCCAGAACTTCGCCCTCCTGCCGCACCGGACAGTGGGGGAGAACGCCGCCTACGGCCTGGAGATCCAGGGCGTGGGTCGCTCCGAGCGTGAACGTCGGGCCAAGGAGGCCCTGTCCCTGGTCGGCCTCGAGGGGTGGGGCGGATACAAGCCCGGGGAGCTCTCGGGAGGAATGCGTCAGCGGGTCGGTCTGGCCCGGGCGCTGGCCGCCGAGACCGACATCCTTCTCATGGATGAGGCCTTCTCCGCCCTCGACCCGCTCATCCGCCGGGAGATGCAGGATCAGCTCATCGACCTCCAGGGCAAGCTCGGTAAGACGATCCTGTTCATCACCCACGACCTCAACGAGGCCATGCGGCTGGGTGACCGCATCGCCATGATGCGTGACGGCCGTGTCGAGCAGGTCGGCACCGCCGAGGAGATCCTGCGCGACCCCGCCTCCGACTACGTCTCACGGTTCGTGGCCGACGTCGATCGTACCCGGGTCCTGACGGCCGGCTCCATCGCGGAGCCCCCGTACGCGGTCCTGGGGTCGGACCGGAGCCCCCGTGCCGCCCACAAGCTCCTGCGGGAGAACCAGCCGCCGTGGCTGCTCGTCCAGAACCGCGACCGCTCGCCCTTCGGGTATGTCTGGGAGGACGACGTCGCTCGGGCGGTGAAGGAGGGCTCCGACGTGCTCCCGCTGTCCACGATCCACGAGATGCCGGTCGTGGCGCACTCGACTCCCGTCAACGAGCTGTTCGCCCACGCCGCACAGCACGCGGCCCCCATCGTCGTCGTCGATGACGACGGACGGATCTCCGGCGTCATTCCGCGCGTCACCCTGCTGGCCGCCATCAGCGAGCAGAACCAGGACACCGGTGCCTCGAGCGCCGATCCAGCCGGTCCTGACGATGACTCGCAGGACGGCACGGCCGGCCCGGCCGTGGAGCAGACCGACGAGCAGGCCGCCGAGGCCAGTGAGACCACCGAGGCCGAAGGAGCCGACGCCTGA
- a CDS encoding ROK family transcriptional regulator — MPAAGWIPADGPTSWGSLGGPGAHGPKAHADVRISNMSLILRHLQTSPALSRTRLTRETGLSKATVSTLVAELCSRGLLLEEEPDLSGNVGRPSTGLRTAPRAAAGIGLEISGASLLLSIADLTGEVVLRRSELVGDAEHRPDRMIEHVAAMLSHALDQLTRQGTTVPGIVLAQPGIIDYAGNTVRYSSTLEWHDIPVADRVRDAVARRMSPKDSVPTITLENDAKLAALATYERYAQTGVRNLLYLSGGEGIGAGIISDGHLLRGWLGLTGEVGHMPVEPEGLACRCGRRGCWETRSGLQALTSAYPPGDAVRDETTSLDERIEILRQRFDAGDAELTRRLELSQQALTRALAILEDVLNPQVIVLSGYLAAFADVFLSPTATALKARLLDQRAAVRLETSHLGQWASSHGAALVALESVLDNPTLVDRRPTS; from the coding sequence GTGCCGGCTGCAGGATGGATCCCGGCGGACGGCCCGACCTCCTGGGGATCCCTCGGAGGTCCGGGTGCGCACGGCCCCAAGGCCCACGCCGACGTGCGCATCTCGAACATGTCGCTCATCCTGCGCCATCTCCAGACGAGCCCCGCGCTGTCGCGCACGCGCCTGACCCGAGAGACAGGACTGTCCAAGGCGACGGTATCAACGTTGGTGGCCGAGTTGTGCTCCCGAGGACTGCTCCTCGAGGAGGAGCCGGACCTGTCCGGCAACGTCGGCAGACCGAGCACGGGCCTGCGCACAGCCCCGCGCGCGGCAGCCGGGATAGGCCTGGAGATCAGCGGAGCCTCGCTGCTCCTGTCCATCGCGGACCTGACCGGGGAGGTCGTGCTGCGCCGTTCCGAGCTCGTCGGCGATGCCGAGCACCGGCCCGACCGGATGATCGAGCACGTGGCCGCCATGCTGTCCCACGCCCTGGACCAGCTGACGCGACAGGGGACGACGGTTCCGGGAATCGTCCTGGCCCAGCCCGGGATCATCGACTACGCCGGCAACACCGTGCGCTACTCCTCCACCCTGGAGTGGCACGACATCCCCGTGGCGGACCGGGTGCGCGACGCAGTCGCCCGCCGTATGAGCCCCAAGGACAGCGTGCCCACCATCACGCTGGAGAACGACGCCAAGCTCGCCGCGCTGGCCACCTATGAGCGCTACGCACAGACCGGGGTGCGCAACCTGCTCTACCTGTCTGGCGGCGAGGGGATCGGCGCCGGCATCATCTCCGACGGCCACCTCCTGCGCGGCTGGCTGGGCCTGACCGGCGAGGTCGGCCACATGCCCGTGGAGCCCGAGGGCCTGGCGTGCCGGTGCGGGCGGCGCGGCTGCTGGGAGACCCGTTCCGGCCTGCAGGCCCTGACGTCGGCGTACCCGCCGGGCGACGCCGTGCGCGACGAGACCACCTCCCTGGATGAGCGCATCGAGATCCTGCGTCAACGCTTCGACGCCGGGGACGCCGAGCTCACTCGGAGACTGGAGCTCTCCCAGCAGGCACTCACACGCGCCCTGGCGATCCTGGAGGACGTCCTCAACCCTCAGGTGATCGTGCTGTCGGGGTACCTGGCCGCCTTCGCCGACGTATTCCTCTCCCCCACCGCCACCGCCCTGAAGGCCCGGTTGCTGGACCAGCGCGCCGCCGTGAGACTGGAGACCTCCCACCTGGGTCAGTGGGCCTCATCACATGGGGCGGCCCTGGTGGCGCTGGAGTCCGTGCTCGACAACCCCACCCTGGTGGACCGCAGGCCCACCTCCTAG
- the gnpA gene encoding 1,3-beta-galactosyl-N-acetylhexosamine phosphorylase — protein sequence MSLQTQPAASLPSQVGGRLTLPIQTGMDEEIRLLIARLGADAVRNSDGTELPDIVSELAAKVYATYFVGRGDNAWADAHPEEATRIFLMSDRVAATADGPVSIDLLASWFADQVRPDTGCDISRWWQAHDRTTGQELPASAWGIEADGRTVTVHEAIAGHVYTVSFLAVQTWDPTQMYNYLTNGWHDDPTHVKEKPFDVRHEATWSHVRTHLSSWLSTHPEVDVVRFTTFFYHFTLVYGADATERYVDWFGYSASVSVPALEAFEEERGYRLNAEDFVDAGYYNSPFRVPTRAFRDWIDFQQRFVCSRVRELTDAVHAQGKEAMMFLGDNWIGTEPYGEHFATTGLDAVVGSVGSGATCRMIADIPHVRYTEGRFLPYFFPDVFHPGGDPVTEANRSWLEARRAIVRSPLDRIGYGGYLSLAVEHPDFIDRVEQIVAEFRAIHERSAGLRPLTPGFKVAVVNSWGRLRSWMTHMVAHALWYRQTYTYLGVLEALSGLPVDVEFLSFDDVRAGLAPDVKVLICAGAEGTAFSGGEQWTDAELVAAVSSFVTAGGGLIGVGAPSAHPAHGVTFQLADVLGVDREVGWGLSTRRRPPDVQEHFITRDLTGGLDDGEGTPDVVVTSPGTQVLDAADGQVRLAVHELGRGRAVYATGLPYSAQNSRLLHRAVFWAAGRQEEFSDWAALDPRVEVAAYPDGRTTLVINNSLEPVTTTVPTPQGPRTVRLEEGGHQWLTAASQ from the coding sequence ATGTCTCTCCAGACCCAGCCCGCAGCGTCGCTCCCCTCCCAGGTGGGGGGACGCCTCACCCTGCCGATCCAGACCGGCATGGATGAGGAGATCCGCCTCCTCATCGCCCGCCTGGGTGCCGACGCCGTGCGGAACTCCGACGGCACCGAGCTGCCCGACATCGTCTCGGAGCTGGCCGCCAAGGTCTACGCCACCTACTTCGTGGGACGCGGCGACAACGCCTGGGCCGACGCCCACCCCGAGGAGGCCACCCGGATCTTCCTCATGTCCGACCGGGTCGCCGCCACCGCCGACGGCCCCGTGAGCATCGACCTGCTGGCCTCCTGGTTCGCCGACCAGGTCCGCCCCGACACCGGCTGCGACATCTCGCGCTGGTGGCAGGCCCACGACCGCACCACCGGCCAGGAGCTGCCCGCTTCCGCGTGGGGCATCGAGGCCGACGGGCGCACGGTCACCGTGCACGAGGCCATCGCCGGGCACGTCTACACCGTCAGCTTCCTGGCGGTCCAGACCTGGGACCCCACCCAGATGTACAACTACCTCACCAACGGCTGGCACGATGACCCCACCCACGTCAAGGAGAAGCCCTTCGACGTGCGCCACGAGGCCACGTGGTCACACGTGCGCACCCACCTGAGTTCCTGGCTCTCCACGCACCCCGAGGTGGACGTGGTCCGCTTCACCACCTTCTTCTACCACTTCACCCTCGTCTACGGAGCCGACGCCACCGAGCGCTACGTCGACTGGTTCGGCTACTCCGCCTCGGTGAGCGTCCCCGCCCTGGAGGCCTTCGAGGAGGAGCGCGGCTACCGCCTCAACGCCGAGGACTTCGTCGACGCCGGCTACTACAACTCGCCCTTCCGGGTTCCCACCCGCGCCTTCCGCGACTGGATCGACTTCCAGCAGCGCTTCGTCTGCTCCCGGGTGCGAGAGCTGACCGACGCCGTCCACGCCCAGGGCAAGGAGGCGATGATGTTCCTGGGCGACAACTGGATCGGCACCGAGCCCTACGGCGAGCACTTCGCCACCACCGGCCTCGACGCCGTCGTCGGCTCCGTCGGATCGGGGGCGACCTGCCGGATGATCGCCGACATCCCGCACGTGCGCTACACGGAGGGCCGCTTCCTGCCGTACTTCTTCCCCGACGTCTTCCACCCGGGCGGCGACCCCGTCACCGAGGCCAACCGCAGCTGGCTGGAGGCCCGGCGCGCCATCGTGCGCTCCCCCCTGGACCGGATCGGCTACGGCGGCTACCTGTCCCTGGCCGTCGAGCACCCCGACTTCATCGACCGCGTCGAGCAGATCGTCGCGGAGTTCCGCGCCATCCACGAGCGTTCCGCGGGGCTGCGGCCGCTGACCCCCGGCTTCAAGGTCGCGGTCGTCAACTCGTGGGGCCGCCTGCGCTCCTGGATGACGCATATGGTCGCGCACGCGCTGTGGTACCGCCAGACCTACACCTACCTGGGGGTCCTCGAGGCACTGTCGGGTCTGCCGGTGGACGTGGAGTTCCTGTCCTTCGACGACGTGCGCGCCGGCCTGGCCCCGGACGTGAAGGTCCTCATCTGCGCGGGCGCCGAGGGCACCGCCTTCTCCGGGGGCGAGCAGTGGACGGATGCGGAGCTGGTGGCCGCGGTCAGCTCCTTCGTCACCGCAGGCGGGGGCCTCATCGGGGTGGGGGCTCCCAGTGCCCACCCCGCTCACGGGGTCACCTTCCAGCTCGCCGACGTCCTGGGCGTCGACCGCGAGGTCGGCTGGGGCCTGAGCACGCGCCGTCGTCCTCCCGACGTGCAGGAGCACTTCATCACCCGGGACCTGACCGGCGGCCTCGACGACGGCGAGGGCACCCCCGACGTCGTCGTCACCAGCCCCGGTACCCAGGTGCTCGACGCCGCGGACGGTCAGGTCCGTCTCGCGGTCCACGAGCTGGGTCGGGGCAGGGCGGTGTACGCCACGGGACTGCCCTACAGCGCCCAGAACTCGCGGCTGCTGCACCGGGCCGTCTTCTGGGCCGCGGGCCGTCAGGAGGAGTTCTCCGACTGGGCGGCCCTCGACCCCAGGGTGGAGGTGGCCGCCTACCCCGATGGCCGCACCACCCTCGTCATCAACAACTCCCTGGAGCCCGTCACCACGACGGTGCCGACGCCCCAGGGCCCCCGGACGGTCCGCCTGGAGGAAGGAGGACACCAGTGGCTCACCGCTGCGTCGCAGTGA
- a CDS encoding ABC transporter permease, with product MIPAHTPLPKIPLGNAVEVLIVWIQNHLHGFLSAISRAGTLVNDTLADLLLAVPPLIMVVVFVLIAWMAKSWRLALGTAITFLVIISLGQWQNAMETLVLVTLATLTALVFAIPLGIWASRNKYVSVLIRPVLDLMQTMPAFVYLIPSVLFFSIGVVPGMFATLIFAMPPGVRMTELGIKQVDKETVEAGRSFGATDWQIMRGIQLPLAVPTIMAGVNQVIMLALSMAVIAGMVGADGLGKEVVKALATIDIAKGTEAGLSIVFLAIFLDRVTAALGAPREKGSLLSLIKKR from the coding sequence ATGATTCCTGCACACACTCCTCTTCCCAAGATTCCCCTGGGCAACGCGGTCGAGGTCCTGATCGTATGGATCCAGAACCACCTCCACGGCTTCCTCAGTGCGATCTCCAGGGCCGGAACCCTGGTCAATGACACTCTTGCAGACCTGCTTCTGGCCGTGCCCCCGTTGATCATGGTGGTGGTCTTCGTACTCATCGCCTGGATGGCCAAGTCATGGAGGCTGGCGCTGGGGACCGCCATCACCTTCCTCGTCATCATCTCCCTTGGGCAGTGGCAGAACGCGATGGAGACGCTGGTCCTGGTCACCCTGGCGACCTTGACCGCCCTCGTCTTCGCGATCCCCCTGGGGATCTGGGCATCCCGGAACAAGTACGTCAGCGTCCTCATCCGCCCGGTCCTCGACCTCATGCAGACGATGCCGGCCTTCGTCTACCTCATCCCCTCGGTCCTGTTCTTCTCCATCGGTGTGGTGCCCGGGATGTTCGCCACGCTCATCTTCGCGATGCCCCCCGGGGTGCGCATGACCGAGCTGGGCATCAAGCAGGTCGACAAGGAGACCGTCGAGGCGGGACGTTCCTTCGGCGCCACCGACTGGCAGATCATGCGGGGCATTCAGCTGCCCCTGGCCGTCCCCACCATCATGGCAGGTGTCAACCAGGTCATCATGCTGGCGCTGTCGATGGCCGTCATCGCGGGCATGGTCGGCGCCGACGGCCTCGGGAAGGAGGTCGTCAAGGCGCTCGCGACGATCGATATCGCCAAGGGCACCGAGGCGGGACTGTCCATCGTGTTCCTGGCGATCTTCCTGGATCGGGTGACTGCGGCCCTCGGGGCGCCGCGGGAGAAGGGCTCGCTGCTCTCACTCATCAAGAAGCGGTGA
- a CDS encoding extracellular solute-binding protein: protein MKKHALAASLLAFAMLTAGCSATTGSSGSSSSGGVIRYLHRLPDGEGMTKVNDIVARWNSEHPDMKVEATKFDGKAADMNVKLENDVKAGTGPCLAQVGYAEIPKLYTSGLLTDVSSQAEKYKDHFSEGSMSLMTVGKTVVGLPQDSGPLVYFYNKAAFDQLGLKPPTTSAELAEVAKKAAEQGKYALAFEPDEAPNTLAGQAAAAGAQWFSAENDKWKVNVSSPETAKVSSFWQGVLDSKSALVANRWDDAFGKALVDQQLIGTIGAAWEGALLADTMKDSPNAGSWAVAQLPAFGDKAMSGPDGGSGVAVLKGCSNPEGAMAFNDWFNTQVDDLATQGLVLTAKAPVKTPQTISTFFGGQDVYAEFTKANAAVNSKFGFMPTWPSLADPMTKAAEAAGKGTGKVDDIFQAAQKTSVSSLKDANLPVAE, encoded by the coding sequence ATGAAGAAACACGCACTGGCCGCCTCGCTGCTCGCCTTCGCGATGCTCACCGCGGGCTGCTCGGCCACGACCGGCTCGTCCGGCTCGTCCTCATCCGGCGGCGTCATCCGCTACCTGCACCGCCTGCCCGACGGCGAGGGGATGACGAAGGTCAACGACATCGTGGCCCGCTGGAACTCCGAGCACCCCGACATGAAGGTCGAGGCCACCAAGTTCGACGGCAAGGCCGCGGACATGAACGTCAAGCTGGAGAACGACGTCAAGGCCGGAACCGGCCCCTGCCTGGCGCAGGTCGGCTACGCCGAGATCCCCAAGCTCTACACCTCCGGCCTGCTGACCGACGTGTCCTCCCAGGCCGAGAAGTACAAGGACCACTTCTCCGAGGGGTCGATGTCGCTGATGACCGTGGGCAAGACGGTTGTCGGCCTGCCGCAGGACTCCGGTCCGCTGGTCTACTTCTACAACAAGGCCGCCTTCGACCAGCTCGGGCTGAAGCCGCCCACCACGAGCGCCGAGCTGGCCGAGGTCGCCAAGAAGGCGGCGGAGCAGGGCAAGTACGCCCTGGCCTTCGAGCCCGATGAGGCCCCCAACACTCTTGCGGGCCAGGCGGCGGCGGCCGGCGCCCAGTGGTTCAGCGCTGAGAACGACAAGTGGAAGGTCAACGTCTCCAGCCCGGAGACTGCCAAGGTCTCCTCCTTCTGGCAGGGGGTCCTGGACTCCAAGTCGGCCCTCGTGGCCAACCGCTGGGACGACGCCTTCGGCAAGGCGCTCGTCGACCAGCAGCTCATCGGCACCATCGGCGCAGCCTGGGAGGGCGCGCTCCTGGCCGACACCATGAAGGACTCCCCCAACGCCGGGTCCTGGGCGGTCGCCCAGCTGCCCGCCTTCGGGGACAAGGCCATGTCCGGTCCCGACGGCGGATCCGGCGTGGCCGTCCTCAAGGGCTGCTCCAACCCCGAGGGGGCCATGGCCTTCAACGACTGGTTCAACACCCAGGTCGATGACCTGGCCACCCAGGGACTGGTCCTGACCGCGAAGGCCCCGGTGAAGACTCCGCAGACCATCTCCACCTTCTTCGGTGGCCAGGACGTCTACGCCGAGTTCACCAAGGCCAACGCGGCCGTGAACTCCAAGTTCGGCTTCATGCCGACCTGGCCCTCCCTGGCGGACCCCATGACCAAGGCCGCCGAGGCGGCCGGGAAGGGGACCGGCAAGGTCGATGACATCTTCCAGGCGGCCCAGAAGACCTCTGTCAGCTCCCTGAAGGACGCCAACCTGCCCGTCGCCGAGTAG
- a CDS encoding carbohydrate ABC transporter permease, producing the protein MKPTDTPRSLRPSVPARAVTIAVLVIVLAYMLGPVYWLIVSSTKSNSDLLTSSGWWFSGHNSFSANYSALMSWTQGLFWRWILNSLLYSSVAGVLGTLLSVAAGYGLAKFEFAGRGAVQVVILSGLLMPIALLTIPLYLVLDAVHLTNTVWSIILPCSVSPFGVFLGRVYADSSVPNEIIDSARIDGASEIRIFFTIVLRLLAPAMVTIFLFIFVATWNNFFLPLMTINSAELKPVTLGLYGMSTYFNPQYGALLQGALLGVIPLIVLFLGLQRFWQSGLAAGAVKG; encoded by the coding sequence GTGAAGCCCACCGACACTCCTCGCTCGCTGCGCCCGTCGGTCCCCGCACGGGCCGTGACCATCGCGGTCCTGGTCATCGTCCTGGCCTACATGCTCGGCCCGGTCTACTGGCTCATCGTCTCCTCCACCAAGTCCAACTCGGACCTGCTGACCTCCTCCGGGTGGTGGTTCTCCGGCCACAACAGCTTCTCCGCCAACTACAGCGCGCTCATGAGCTGGACCCAGGGGCTCTTCTGGCGCTGGATCCTCAACTCGCTGCTCTACTCGAGCGTCGCCGGGGTGCTGGGCACGCTTCTGTCGGTCGCCGCCGGCTACGGCCTGGCGAAGTTCGAGTTCGCGGGGCGGGGCGCCGTCCAGGTCGTCATCCTCTCCGGCCTGCTCATGCCCATCGCGCTGCTGACCATCCCGCTGTACCTGGTCCTCGACGCCGTTCACCTGACCAACACCGTCTGGTCGATCATCCTGCCGTGCTCGGTCAGCCCCTTCGGGGTCTTCCTGGGCCGCGTATACGCCGACTCCTCGGTGCCCAACGAGATCATCGACTCCGCGCGCATCGACGGGGCCAGCGAGATCCGCATCTTCTTCACCATCGTGCTGCGGCTGCTGGCGCCGGCGATGGTGACCATCTTCCTGTTCATCTTCGTGGCGACCTGGAACAACTTCTTCCTGCCGCTGATGACCATCAACTCCGCCGAGCTCAAGCCCGTCACCCTGGGGCTCTACGGGATGTCGACCTACTTCAACCCTCAGTACGGGGCGCTCCTCCAGGGCGCTCTTCTGGGCGTCATCCCCCTGATCGTGCTGTTCCTGGGCCTGCAGCGCTTCTGGCAGTCCGGCCTGGCCGCCGGCGCCGTCAAGGGCTGA
- a CDS encoding phosphoglucomutase/phosphomannomutase family protein: MIHFGTGGWRAVIGDEFTRANVRLLTQGLANRILQEGTAEQGVVIGYDRRFLSDTAAWWAIEVLVGNGIRVTLIDRPSPTPTTMWTVRRLGAAYGMAVTASHNPALYNGIKIFLPGGRDADLGVTDELTASVQGLTDADVRSVGPHEAPSSELVTIQRSINWYLDAIIDKLDTETIRHAHMHIVLDPMFGVSETSLQTILLTARCQVDVIHDRHDPLFGGRMPSPTEGTVTTLRNAVVESGADLGIATDGDADRLGIIDDTGAYLTPNQVLVLLYDYLLTRKGWSGPAVRNMSTTHLLDRVAAAHGQVCHEVPVGFKWISAKMAETGAVIGGESSGGLTVRGHIPGKDGVYAGSLLVEAVAASGKRLSKLYADIVARYGELVMVENAYGFTSERRAELEERIFDAQDLPAFAHNVERVSWEDGCKVYFTCGGWVTIRFSGTEPLLRVFAEMPTGDEARATAAAVASHYGLNA, translated from the coding sequence ATGATCCACTTCGGCACCGGCGGCTGGAGAGCCGTGATCGGCGACGAGTTCACCCGCGCCAACGTCAGGCTCCTGACCCAGGGGCTGGCCAACCGCATCCTTCAGGAGGGCACGGCCGAGCAGGGCGTCGTCATCGGCTACGACCGCCGCTTCCTGTCCGACACCGCCGCCTGGTGGGCCATCGAGGTGCTCGTCGGCAACGGCATCCGGGTCACCCTCATCGACCGCCCCTCCCCGACCCCCACCACCATGTGGACGGTGCGCCGCCTGGGGGCCGCCTACGGGATGGCCGTGACCGCCTCCCACAACCCGGCCCTGTACAACGGCATCAAGATCTTCCTGCCCGGCGGCCGCGACGCCGACCTGGGGGTCACCGACGAGCTCACCGCCTCCGTGCAGGGCCTGACGGATGCGGACGTGCGCAGCGTCGGGCCCCATGAGGCCCCCTCCAGCGAGCTCGTCACCATCCAGCGCTCCATCAACTGGTACCTGGACGCCATCATCGACAAGCTCGACACCGAGACCATCCGCCACGCCCACATGCACATCGTGCTGGACCCCATGTTCGGGGTCTCCGAGACGAGCCTGCAGACGATCCTGCTGACCGCCCGCTGCCAGGTGGACGTCATCCACGACCGCCACGACCCCCTGTTCGGGGGCCGCATGCCCTCACCCACCGAGGGGACCGTCACCACTCTGCGCAACGCCGTCGTCGAGTCCGGAGCGGACCTGGGCATCGCCACCGACGGGGACGCGGACCGCCTGGGAATCATCGACGACACCGGCGCCTACCTCACCCCCAACCAGGTCCTGGTCCTGCTCTACGACTACCTGCTGACCCGCAAGGGCTGGTCGGGGCCGGCCGTGCGCAACATGTCCACCACCCACCTGCTGGACCGGGTCGCGGCCGCCCACGGGCAGGTCTGTCACGAGGTGCCCGTCGGCTTCAAGTGGATCAGTGCCAAGATGGCCGAGACCGGGGCCGTCATCGGGGGCGAGTCCTCCGGGGGCCTGACCGTGCGCGGCCACATCCCCGGCAAGGACGGGGTCTACGCCGGCTCCCTGCTGGTCGAGGCGGTGGCGGCCTCGGGCAAGAGGCTCTCCAAGCTCTACGCCGACATCGTGGCCCGCTACGGTGAGCTCGTCATGGTGGAGAACGCCTACGGCTTCACCTCCGAGCGGCGCGCCGAGCTGGAGGAGCGCATCTTCGACGCCCAGGACCTGCCCGCCTTCGCCCACAACGTCGAGCGCGTCTCCTGGGAGGACGGCTGCAAGGTCTACTTCACCTGCGGAGGCTGGGTGACGATCCGCTTCTCGGGCACCGAGCCGCTCCTGCGGGTCTTCGCCGAGATGCCCACCGGCGACGAGGCCCGGGCCACCGCGGCCGCCGTCGCGAGCCACTACGGCCTGAACGCCTGA